The following proteins are encoded in a genomic region of Larus michahellis chromosome W unlocalized genomic scaffold, bLarMic1.1 SUPER_W_unloc_1, whole genome shotgun sequence:
- the LOC141736678 gene encoding olfactory receptor 14J1-like codes for MSNGSSITHFLLLAFADTRELQLLHFCLFLAIYLAALLGNGLIITAVAGDHRLHTPMYFFLLSLSLLDLGCISTTLPKAMANSLWDTRAISYSGCAAQVFFFAFLISAEFYLLTVMAYDRYVAICKPLHYGSLLGSRACVHMAAAAWGSGFLYALLHTANTFSISLCQGNGLDQFFCEIPQILKLSCSDSKYLREVGLIVFGACLFFTCFVFIVLSYVQIFMAVLRMPSQQGRHKAFSTCLPHLAVVSLFISTSFFSYLKTPSITSPVLDLVLSFLYSVVPPAVNPLIYSMRNQELKDALRKLTGHFFISHRLCTFLCKGFPLSL; via the coding sequence atgtccaacggcagctccatcacccacttcctcctcctggcattcgcagacacgcgggagctgcagctcttgcacttctgcctcttcctggccatctacctggctgccctcctgggcaatggcctcatcatcactgccgtagccggtgaccaccgcctccacacccccatgtacttcttcctcctcagcctctccctcctcgacctgggctgcatctccaccactctgcccaaagccatggccaattccctctgggacaccagggccatctcctactcgggatgtgctgcccaggtctttttctttgccttcttgatctcagcagagttttatcttctcacagtcatggcctacgaccggtatgttgccatctgcaaacccctgcactatgggtccctcctgggcagcagagcttgtgtccacatggcagcagctgcctggggcagtggctttctctatgctctgctgcacacagccaatacattttcaatatctcTGTGtcaaggcaatggcctagaccagttcttctgtgaaatcccccagatcctcaagctctcctgctcagactcaaaatacctcagggaagttgggcttattgtgtttggtgcctgtttattctttacgtgttttgttttcattgtgctgtcctatgtgcagatcttcatggctgtgctgaggatgccctcacagcagggacggcacaaagccttttccacgtgcctccctcacctggccgtagtctcactgtttatcagtacttcatttttttcctacttgaagaCCCCCTCCATCACCTCACCCGTTCTAGACCTAGtgctgtcatttctgtactcggtggtgcctccagcagtgaaccccctcatctacagcatgaggaaccaggagctcaaggatgccctgaggaaactgactggacattttttcatcagccatagactgtgtaccttcctctgcaaaggattccCTTTATCTTTGTGA